A window of Desulfopila inferna contains these coding sequences:
- a CDS encoding tripartite tricarboxylate transporter TctB family protein yields the protein MVISLVISLLIALLSVFFLILARNLPHLSSVDPAGPALFPVAVACIAVFAVSLDLLIGIVKNNSFFKNAGAEFLSCFSDKHIATTLRLALVMVLSAIYPYFIIKIGFIAATAGYMFILMKIFKLPVLSSAAISILVAFLLNFTFVHLLQATVPEGEWLYSLGFLS from the coding sequence ATGGTAATAAGTTTGGTGATAAGTCTGTTGATTGCTCTATTGAGCGTTTTCTTTTTGATATTGGCCAGGAATCTGCCTCATCTTTCCTCGGTTGATCCGGCAGGACCCGCCCTTTTTCCGGTAGCTGTAGCCTGCATTGCTGTTTTTGCGGTTTCTTTGGATTTACTCATCGGGATAGTAAAGAATAACAGTTTTTTCAAAAATGCCGGCGCTGAATTCCTCTCTTGCTTTTCTGACAAACATATCGCGACAACGCTGAGGCTGGCGCTGGTAATGGTTCTGAGTGCAATATATCCCTATTTTATCATTAAAATTGGCTTTATAGCCGCGACTGCAGGATACATGTTTATCCTCATGAAGATTTTCAAGCTTCCTGTCCTATCTTCAGCCGCCATTTCTATTCTGGTGGCCTTTCTTCTTAATTTTACCTTTGTTCATTTACTCCAGGCCACGGTTCCGGAAGGGGAATGGCTTTATTCTCTGGGTTTCCTGTCATGA
- a CDS encoding tripartite tricarboxylate transporter substrate binding protein — MKKILFLLVFMLMPVFSHAADYPEKNVKAIVVWSAGGGADTAFRIFTKYFEPHFGADIIVQNVTGGGTSIGYMTAKRARPDGYTLVNIQGDLPKFKPMGTAPLFIEDFDNLGGFAFQSPVLIVNDDSPWQTVEEFVEANKKDPGKYTIGVSDIGGVFHQPLVLFMDAAGFKSTPITHPGSPQQSAALIGRHVDGIVSWLRPNLPYLKENKMRILAYWGSERMDEFPEVPTLLEKGWDVVWEHPYGIGGPKGLPENVKQHIAQALEKTWKEPGLKEELNNRGLMLLPLPAEKFRKHMLQVQDNMAKSLELIQK, encoded by the coding sequence ATGAAGAAGATTTTATTTTTGCTTGTCTTTATGCTGATGCCCGTGTTTTCGCATGCAGCAGATTATCCAGAAAAGAATGTAAAGGCTATTGTTGTATGGAGTGCAGGTGGCGGGGCAGATACTGCCTTTAGAATTTTCACAAAATATTTTGAACCGCATTTCGGTGCAGATATTATTGTTCAGAACGTGACGGGAGGCGGGACCAGTATCGGTTATATGACAGCCAAGAGAGCACGACCTGACGGATATACCCTGGTGAATATTCAAGGTGATCTGCCGAAATTCAAACCCATGGGAACGGCTCCTCTTTTCATTGAGGATTTTGATAATCTGGGCGGATTCGCCTTTCAATCACCGGTTCTCATCGTCAATGATGATTCACCATGGCAAACCGTTGAGGAATTCGTTGAGGCCAACAAGAAGGATCCCGGCAAATATACCATCGGTGTTTCGGATATCGGCGGCGTCTTCCATCAGCCTCTTGTTTTGTTCATGGATGCCGCAGGCTTCAAATCTACGCCGATAACTCATCCCGGTTCTCCACAGCAGAGCGCGGCCTTAATAGGCAGGCATGTGGATGGTATCGTTTCCTGGCTCAGACCCAACCTGCCTTACCTCAAGGAAAATAAAATGCGCATCCTTGCCTACTGGGGATCGGAAAGAATGGATGAATTTCCGGAAGTGCCCACTCTGCTTGAAAAAGGTTGGGATGTAGTCTGGGAACACCCCTATGGGATTGGCGGCCCTAAAGGACTGCCTGAAAATGTCAAGCAGCATATCGCTCAGGCACTGGAGAAGACTTGGAAGGAACCCGGCTTGAAGGAAGAATTGAACAACAGGGGCTTGATGCTTCTGCCTCTGCCGGCGGAAAAGTTCAGAAAACACATGCTGCAGGTACAAGACAATATGGCTAAGTCACTGGAACTGATACAGAAATAA
- a CDS encoding tripartite tricarboxylate transporter permease encodes MIESATWAALYLFDPVHLALLAGAVIMGIVVGSAPGLTSTMAIGLLLPLTFGVDKYISFILMLGIYCGAIYGGSITAILFNIPGTPTAAVTALDGYPLAKKGEGGKALGVATLSSTLGGLFSCLVLVTLSTHLAKIAVAFGSAEYLTLTIFALCVVFSLASKSILKGLASTALGLMLGCIGMDPIAQSPRFTFGLFELMVGIPLVPATIGMFCVAEAFRIAEQPELKIQKQLALSGISSALKLFPRLWKTILRSSGIGVLIGVLPGTGAMMASFMAYGEAKRNSKTPEKFGEGEIEGVCASESANNAVTGGAMVPLLSLGIPGDPNTLMMLGAMTVQGLIPGPILFKEESQLLYVIFGSLILANLLILPLGLYLCQYFAKAAQLNRKYLMPIVAVLSITGASIGYGHIYYFWISVIFGILGYFLSKGGFSVLAVALGLMLGPTMERYLRSLFMMPNNEWLGLLLKPIPLLFILGSVLVIFFGVYKNGKGQIKQASVS; translated from the coding sequence TTGATCGAAAGTGCAACATGGGCTGCCCTGTATTTATTTGATCCAGTTCATTTGGCTTTGCTGGCAGGAGCTGTGATTATGGGAATTGTAGTAGGATCAGCACCAGGCCTTACGTCAACCATGGCCATAGGACTCCTGCTTCCTTTGACTTTCGGCGTAGATAAGTATATCTCATTTATTCTGATGCTGGGGATTTACTGTGGTGCAATATATGGCGGATCAATTACGGCTATTTTATTTAATATACCAGGGACTCCAACTGCTGCAGTTACAGCACTTGATGGTTATCCTCTGGCAAAAAAGGGAGAGGGGGGAAAAGCGCTGGGGGTGGCTACCCTGTCTTCGACTCTGGGAGGATTGTTCAGTTGTCTGGTCCTGGTGACCCTGTCGACTCACCTGGCCAAAATTGCAGTGGCTTTTGGTTCAGCCGAGTATCTCACGCTCACCATTTTTGCTCTTTGTGTAGTTTTTTCTCTTGCTTCAAAATCTATTCTTAAAGGACTTGCCTCTACCGCTCTTGGTCTCATGCTCGGCTGTATCGGCATGGACCCGATTGCCCAGTCGCCGCGTTTCACTTTTGGGCTTTTTGAGCTTATGGTCGGTATTCCCCTGGTCCCGGCTACCATAGGCATGTTCTGTGTGGCCGAAGCGTTCCGAATTGCAGAGCAGCCTGAGCTGAAAATACAGAAACAGCTTGCTCTTTCAGGCATTAGCAGTGCCTTAAAACTTTTCCCCCGATTATGGAAAACCATACTGCGATCATCCGGGATAGGTGTTCTGATCGGTGTCCTCCCCGGGACCGGGGCGATGATGGCATCATTTATGGCCTATGGCGAAGCCAAAAGGAACTCTAAGACCCCGGAAAAGTTCGGCGAGGGGGAAATCGAGGGAGTGTGTGCCAGCGAATCGGCAAACAATGCCGTTACCGGGGGAGCCATGGTACCCCTCTTATCCCTGGGAATTCCTGGTGATCCGAACACATTGATGATGCTTGGTGCAATGACGGTTCAGGGCCTCATACCGGGACCCATCCTGTTCAAGGAAGAGTCGCAGCTTCTCTATGTTATCTTTGGAAGCCTCATTCTGGCCAACCTTTTGATCCTTCCACTGGGGTTGTATCTCTGCCAGTATTTCGCCAAGGCGGCTCAACTTAATCGGAAATATCTAATGCCAATTGTTGCCGTTCTTTCCATTACCGGGGCATCAATCGGTTACGGCCACATCTACTATTTCTGGATTTCGGTGATCTTTGGAATACTCGGCTATTTCCTGAGCAAGGGAGGGTTTTCGGTACTGGCGGTGGCCCTGGGGTTAATGCTGGGACCAACCATGGAAAGGTATCTGAGGTCCCTGTTCATGATGCCGAACAACGAATGGCTGGGCCTTCTGTTGAAACCGATTCCACTCCTTTTTATCCTTGGATCTGTTCTGGTTATTTTCTTTGGTGTGTATAAAAACGGGAAGGGACAAATTAAGCAGGCATCTGTCTCTTAA
- the dctP gene encoding TRAP transporter substrate-binding protein DctP yields MKKRNRFSLAVIVIAAVLVTGVVQAKTLKISHVRPQDTAIDKDLRWFSEKLAETSDGKIKTKIYPASSLGDYTVVQERVGMGAVDMACQPPASAADKRFQVVYFPYMVKNWEQAKKNYAVGAPLRKVVSDLYAKQNIQLLAAWPVYFGGIALNREPVSPGDPDVAKGIKLRVPPMKTFQLLADNTGYMGTPIPFSDAFTAVQTGVVDGVIGSGAEGYYSSFRDVTKYYIPQNTHFEVWYLIINKEYYDGLPEDQKKQLTETAGQFENRRWDTAEADQAANEKRLADYGTTIVSITDSEIAAIADKIQKNVWPEVLDDVGKEWGQGVIDSIVE; encoded by the coding sequence ATGAAAAAACGTAATAGATTCAGTTTAGCGGTGATAGTCATTGCCGCGGTATTGGTAACCGGTGTGGTCCAGGCCAAGACATTGAAAATATCTCATGTGCGTCCTCAGGATACGGCTATTGACAAAGATCTTCGCTGGTTTTCGGAAAAGCTGGCCGAGACAAGCGACGGTAAGATAAAAACAAAAATATACCCGGCAAGCTCATTGGGAGACTATACCGTCGTGCAGGAGCGGGTCGGAATGGGTGCTGTTGATATGGCCTGCCAACCTCCCGCTTCTGCCGCCGATAAACGTTTTCAAGTGGTCTATTTCCCGTACATGGTGAAAAATTGGGAACAGGCCAAAAAGAACTATGCAGTGGGGGCGCCCTTGCGCAAGGTGGTGAGCGATCTTTATGCAAAACAGAATATCCAGCTGCTCGCTGCCTGGCCCGTGTACTTTGGCGGCATCGCTTTGAATCGAGAACCTGTATCCCCAGGTGATCCGGATGTTGCCAAGGGTATCAAGCTTCGTGTCCCTCCGATGAAGACATTTCAGCTCCTCGCTGACAATACTGGCTACATGGGGACGCCAATACCCTTTTCCGATGCCTTTACTGCTGTTCAGACAGGCGTTGTCGACGGGGTAATCGGCTCTGGCGCCGAGGGCTACTACTCTTCTTTCAGGGATGTCACTAAATACTACATACCTCAAAACACTCATTTTGAGGTGTGGTACCTCATTATCAATAAGGAATATTATGACGGCTTGCCGGAAGACCAGAAAAAGCAGTTAACCGAAACGGCCGGTCAATTTGAAAACCGCCGCTGGGATACAGCGGAAGCAGATCAGGCTGCAAACGAGAAACGGCTTGCCGATTATGGTACAACAATTGTATCCATCACCGATTCTGAAATTGCCGCAATTGCAGACAAGATTCAGAAGAATGTCTGGCCTGAAGTATTAGACGATGTAGGTAAAGAATGGGGGCAAGGTGTCATTGATTCGATAGTTGAATAA
- the dctP gene encoding TRAP transporter substrate-binding protein DctP, giving the protein MRKLLEIKILCGVILCFLLQANVNAQSGNIWKIGHTRTAGSAVDVDIQKFTKNIDEYTQGKIHFEVYEANKLGDYSVVQERVSLGEVEMYLGPFGTAVDKRLVLAFVPFLVEDWDKAEQVYSPGSPLLKHMELFLRQQNIKILGGYPVYFGGLALTEKPQAPGDPEVNKKMIVRIPPIRSFELTARELGYTPYPITWMYARMGLKTGMVNGIIGGGAEGYHGLPAIRYYLPVKDHFEYWFIYMNLDLWEELSPQDQQAISRAAEEMEAERYRYAEDNEKKSIVELRRSGIEVLEIEEKELDALRRKIRHTVWPILREDIGPAFDEVVRFLGSSE; this is encoded by the coding sequence ATGAGAAAGCTGCTGGAAATCAAAATTCTTTGCGGTGTTATACTTTGCTTTCTTCTGCAGGCAAATGTTAATGCCCAATCAGGAAATATATGGAAGATTGGGCATACCAGAACGGCAGGATCGGCGGTTGATGTCGATATTCAAAAATTCACCAAAAATATCGATGAGTATACTCAAGGAAAGATCCATTTTGAGGTTTACGAGGCAAACAAGCTCGGAGATTACTCTGTGGTCCAGGAGAGAGTTTCTCTAGGCGAAGTCGAAATGTATCTCGGCCCCTTTGGCACAGCCGTTGATAAAAGGCTGGTCCTTGCGTTTGTACCTTTTCTTGTTGAAGATTGGGATAAAGCTGAGCAGGTATACTCGCCTGGAAGTCCACTTCTGAAGCATATGGAATTATTTCTCAGACAACAGAACATCAAAATCCTGGGCGGTTATCCCGTCTATTTTGGCGGCCTTGCCTTGACTGAGAAACCTCAGGCTCCTGGTGATCCTGAAGTAAATAAAAAGATGATCGTCAGGATTCCCCCAATACGCAGTTTTGAACTGACAGCTCGGGAACTTGGCTATACTCCTTATCCGATTACCTGGATGTATGCACGGATGGGGCTGAAAACCGGGATGGTTAACGGTATAATCGGAGGCGGTGCTGAAGGGTATCATGGGCTTCCTGCCATTCGATATTATCTGCCTGTCAAAGATCATTTTGAATACTGGTTTATTTATATGAACCTGGATCTCTGGGAAGAACTCTCTCCACAAGACCAGCAAGCTATCAGCAGGGCTGCCGAAGAAATGGAGGCAGAGCGCTATCGGTATGCAGAAGATAATGAAAAGAAAAGCATTGTCGAGCTTCGTCGAAGCGGCATAGAGGTATTGGAAATAGAAGAAAAAGAGCTAGACGCCCTGCGTCGTAAGATAAGGCATACGGTATGGCCAATTCTTCGGGAGGATATCGGTCCAGCTTTTGATGAAGTTGTGCGTTTTTTAGGAAGTAGTGAATAG
- a CDS encoding sigma-54-dependent Fis family transcriptional regulator has protein sequence MMRQEILASHKRSQKYGVCRQERNEKQVKLSPTELEDKRERNRDLLDVVIAHIEEFYELLSPDDFMVAYVKNDGYILHLAGSEAIKVVFAERNCSPGYRWTEKDVGTSAISICLKRQFPIQLNDKDHYCVRAHGFSSSAAPIFGKQGSLEGVLVVSGDSSLIHPHTLIMITMAARSIEKHMRLLRRNREMSLYSGFLDRVIESAETGILTLDKEMRIWKTNRKGKHILKQQHLDGKPASILRGLNLNLDDIHLHPEKWKEREAYLQIDEQDIHFYYSAKPVVSQNNDLLGAVMVFEEFKDIKKLVDRISGTEPFFTFNLLIGNSKPFKKAIDLAIRASQSSSTVLLLGETGTGKELFAQAIHNGSKRRSQSFIPINCGAIPNELLESELFGYVDGAFTGASKNGRPGKFELADGGTILLDEIGDMPHDMQVKLLRVLQTGEVERIGAGKVTRTDARIIAATHVDLQKAIALNVFRRDLFYRLNIIEIILPPLRERGAEDIEALALHFIKRYAPGTPLSSAALDKLVKYDWPGNVRELENTIQRALHLCDNGKLQAAHLGIKVKSANTLKAKPGTIREMERELIYTTLRESKGNMVRTSKSLGISRATLYRKVQEYGLTETSL, from the coding sequence ATGATGCGACAAGAAATTCTTGCCTCCCATAAGCGTTCTCAGAAATATGGTGTTTGCCGTCAAGAGCGCAATGAGAAACAGGTAAAATTGTCTCCCACTGAACTTGAAGACAAGAGAGAGAGGAATAGAGATCTCCTTGACGTGGTCATCGCGCACATAGAGGAGTTTTATGAGCTGCTCTCTCCTGATGACTTCATGGTAGCCTATGTTAAAAATGATGGATATATTCTACACTTAGCTGGGAGCGAGGCGATAAAGGTGGTTTTTGCGGAGAGAAACTGTTCACCAGGATACCGCTGGACGGAAAAAGACGTCGGCACTTCTGCTATAAGCATCTGCTTGAAAAGACAATTTCCCATCCAGCTTAACGACAAGGATCATTATTGTGTACGTGCACATGGTTTTTCAAGTTCCGCCGCACCTATTTTCGGTAAACAGGGCAGCCTTGAGGGGGTGCTGGTGGTCTCAGGCGACAGCAGCTTAATCCATCCCCACACTCTCATCATGATTACAATGGCTGCCCGTTCCATCGAAAAACATATGCGCCTGCTACGACGAAATCGGGAAATGTCGCTATATAGCGGTTTTCTCGACAGAGTTATTGAATCTGCAGAAACAGGTATTCTTACGCTTGATAAGGAAATGCGAATCTGGAAGACTAACCGGAAAGGTAAACACATATTGAAGCAGCAGCACCTCGATGGTAAACCGGCTTCGATCTTGCGAGGTTTGAACCTCAACCTCGATGATATTCACCTCCACCCGGAAAAGTGGAAGGAACGTGAAGCCTATCTTCAAATAGACGAGCAAGACATACATTTTTACTATTCCGCCAAGCCTGTCGTCTCTCAAAACAACGATCTCCTTGGGGCAGTTATGGTTTTTGAAGAATTTAAGGATATCAAAAAACTGGTCGACAGAATTTCAGGAACAGAACCCTTTTTTACTTTTAATCTCTTAATCGGTAATTCAAAACCTTTTAAAAAAGCAATCGATCTTGCCATTCGAGCTTCGCAGTCATCATCTACAGTGCTTCTTCTAGGAGAAACCGGTACAGGTAAAGAGCTTTTTGCTCAAGCTATCCACAATGGCAGCAAGCGCCGCAGCCAGTCGTTCATCCCAATAAACTGCGGCGCAATACCTAACGAGCTTTTGGAGAGCGAGCTTTTTGGGTACGTTGACGGAGCATTCACCGGTGCCTCGAAAAATGGAAGGCCAGGTAAGTTCGAATTGGCGGACGGCGGTACCATTCTTCTCGATGAGATCGGCGACATGCCACATGATATGCAGGTCAAACTTCTTCGCGTCCTGCAGACCGGAGAAGTAGAGCGAATTGGTGCCGGCAAGGTTACCAGAACCGACGCCAGGATTATCGCCGCTACACATGTTGACTTGCAAAAGGCTATCGCACTCAATGTATTCCGCAGAGATCTTTTTTATCGCTTGAATATTATTGAAATAATATTACCTCCTCTTCGCGAGAGAGGTGCCGAAGATATTGAAGCGCTGGCTCTTCATTTCATCAAACGCTATGCCCCGGGCACCCCGCTCAGCTCCGCAGCACTCGATAAATTAGTTAAATACGACTGGCCCGGCAATGTGCGGGAATTGGAAAACACAATTCAAAGAGCCTTACATCTCTGCGATAATGGAAAACTACAAGCTGCCCATCTTGGCATTAAGGTAAAATCTGCAAATACCCTCAAGGCCAAGCCGGGGACCATTCGTGAAATGGAACGGGAATTGATTTACACCACACTTAGGGAAAGCAAAGGGAATATGGTGAGGACATCCAAGAGCTTAGGTATTTCTCGAGCCACCCTTTACCGCAAGGTTCAGGAGTATGGGCTGACAGAAACAAGTCTATAG
- a CDS encoding gamma-glutamyltransferase family protein, which produces MTDEKVYSKYESIRTWTRPAARGRNYAVASGHHLASQAAMRILDKGGNVVDAGIAAGLCLCILQPDMVNFAGVAPLMIHLVKSNETRVVTGLGPWPEKANVEYFAEKHDSNLPEGILRTVVPGAPDSWLQALKVYGTMTFKEVAADALDCAKKGFPMHRYLKNGIDENREAYRRWEENARIFLPSGKVPEVGELFYQEDLASVIEEMIEEEKNSGAIREKGIDAARDYFYKGALARKIAAYHQEKGGFLSYDDLAQFESSIEEPVQNTFGQYTLKTARAWCQGPVLLSVLNILEHFDLKSMGHNSMEYIHTIAEAFKLVYADREEWYGDPDFTVMPEMGLISKGYAEKRASCIDPEKASAGMPPPGDPWEFDPGERPEQKRMAPCDLPQDESRDLDTSYVNVMDVQGNCFCAVPSDMSFSGPVVPGTGMVISTRGSQSWGVPGHASEVAGGKRPRLTPHPSMIFKDGKPVMIIGTPGGDVQCQAIVQVFLNIVLFDMAVQEAIESPRFATFSFPISFAPHAYNPGLLRIEERLFEKVAQGLEERGHKVAPWADMGWKSGGVCAIVKDEDAGVLCAGADPRRECVALAW; this is translated from the coding sequence ATGACCGATGAAAAAGTATATTCAAAATATGAGAGCATAAGAACCTGGACACGGCCGGCGGCCCGAGGCCGGAATTATGCTGTTGCCAGCGGGCATCACCTGGCCAGCCAGGCGGCCATGAGAATTCTGGATAAGGGCGGAAATGTGGTTGATGCCGGGATCGCGGCAGGATTATGTCTCTGCATTCTGCAGCCTGATATGGTCAATTTTGCAGGCGTTGCACCCCTCATGATTCATCTGGTCAAATCCAATGAAACGCGGGTCGTTACGGGCTTGGGTCCATGGCCCGAAAAGGCAAACGTTGAATACTTTGCAGAAAAGCATGACAGCAACCTGCCTGAAGGTATTTTACGAACTGTCGTACCGGGGGCTCCTGATTCGTGGCTTCAGGCTCTTAAGGTCTATGGCACCATGACATTTAAGGAAGTAGCCGCAGATGCTCTGGATTGTGCAAAGAAAGGTTTTCCAATGCACAGGTATCTCAAAAACGGCATAGATGAGAACCGGGAGGCCTACCGGCGATGGGAGGAAAACGCCCGGATATTCCTGCCCTCCGGCAAGGTTCCCGAAGTAGGGGAGCTGTTTTATCAGGAGGATCTTGCTTCGGTCATCGAAGAAATGATTGAAGAAGAGAAAAATAGTGGAGCGATCAGAGAAAAAGGCATAGATGCGGCGAGGGATTATTTCTACAAGGGGGCGCTCGCCCGAAAAATTGCCGCTTACCACCAGGAGAAAGGCGGCTTTCTTAGCTATGATGATCTCGCTCAATTTGAATCTTCTATTGAAGAACCTGTGCAGAATACCTTTGGACAATACACACTCAAAACTGCCAGAGCCTGGTGCCAGGGTCCGGTGCTGCTTTCCGTGCTCAATATTCTGGAGCATTTTGATCTGAAAAGCATGGGGCATAACAGCATGGAGTACATCCATACCATCGCCGAGGCCTTCAAGCTGGTCTATGCCGACAGAGAGGAATGGTACGGGGACCCCGACTTTACAGTTATGCCGGAAATGGGTCTCATTTCGAAGGGATATGCCGAAAAACGCGCCTCCTGCATCGATCCTGAAAAGGCTTCTGCCGGTATGCCCCCACCAGGCGATCCCTGGGAATTCGATCCGGGAGAAAGGCCGGAGCAGAAGCGGATGGCTCCCTGTGACCTGCCGCAGGATGAAAGCCGGGATCTGGATACAAGCTATGTGAATGTGATGGATGTTCAAGGCAATTGTTTCTGTGCAGTTCCAAGCGACATGTCTTTTTCCGGACCGGTTGTGCCCGGGACGGGAATGGTGATTTCCACCAGGGGTTCACAATCGTGGGGAGTTCCGGGGCATGCTTCCGAGGTTGCGGGGGGCAAGCGTCCACGGCTGACACCCCATCCTTCGATGATCTTCAAAGACGGCAAGCCTGTGATGATAATCGGAACGCCTGGAGGAGATGTGCAGTGCCAGGCAATCGTGCAGGTGTTTCTGAATATCGTGCTGTTTGATATGGCGGTTCAGGAGGCAATCGAGTCACCTCGTTTCGCCACCTTCAGTTTTCCCATCAGTTTCGCTCCGCATGCCTATAATCCCGGTCTGCTGAGAATAGAGGAGAGGTTGTTTGAAAAGGTTGCGCAAGGGCTGGAGGAGAGGGGGCACAAGGTTGCACCCTGGGCTGATATGGGCTGGAAAAGTGGTGGAGTCTGCGCAATTGTCAAGGATGAAGACGCAGGAGTGCTCTGCGCCGGCGCTGATCCTAGGAGAGAATGCGTTGCTTTGGCATGGTAA
- a CDS encoding aldo/keto reductase, translated as MKMTLLSADFSSPALGLGCWGMSDAYGPADEKESMATIEAALAAGLRHFDTADVYGDGHNETLLSKALAGRRQDVFLATKFGFVGDEHGQVRVDGRPQRVKTACESSLRRLGTEVIDLYYLHRRDERVPIEETVGAMADLVRQGKVRYLGLSEVSAETLRRASTIHPIAAVQSEYSLFTRDPEKTVLPACRELGTALVAFSPLGRGLLSGKVKSRQELADGDYRRNMPRFADDNLEENLALVKALENMALEKNATAAQVALAWLLNQGPDILPIPGMKRLKHLQENLGALNIKLSTDDLSRLSTLSEAVQGQRHNPQNLKFIDS; from the coding sequence ATGAAAATGACTCTACTATCTGCAGATTTTTCCAGCCCCGCTCTGGGTCTAGGCTGTTGGGGTATGTCCGATGCCTACGGTCCGGCCGATGAAAAGGAATCAATGGCCACAATTGAAGCTGCTCTGGCCGCAGGTCTCCGCCATTTTGATACCGCCGACGTGTATGGTGACGGCCATAATGAAACTTTGCTGAGCAAAGCCCTGGCAGGTCGTCGGCAGGATGTTTTTCTGGCGACGAAATTCGGTTTTGTCGGGGATGAGCATGGGCAGGTTCGGGTTGACGGCCGTCCGCAGCGGGTCAAGACCGCCTGCGAAAGCAGTTTGCGCCGGCTTGGAACTGAAGTGATCGACCTTTACTACCTGCATCGGCGCGATGAACGGGTGCCTATTGAAGAGACGGTAGGCGCCATGGCAGATCTCGTTCGCCAGGGGAAAGTCAGGTATCTCGGTCTTTCCGAAGTCTCGGCCGAAACTCTCCGCCGGGCCTCGACCATTCATCCGATAGCCGCCGTTCAGTCGGAATATAGTCTGTTCACCAGAGATCCGGAAAAAACCGTGCTTCCCGCCTGCCGCGAACTCGGCACGGCTCTGGTAGCCTTTTCCCCGCTTGGCCGTGGCCTGCTGAGCGGCAAGGTGAAATCTCGGCAGGAACTTGCCGATGGGGACTATCGCCGGAATATGCCACGCTTTGCCGATGATAATCTGGAGGAAAACCTTGCGCTGGTCAAGGCACTGGAAAACATGGCGCTGGAAAAGAACGCCACCGCCGCACAGGTCGCACTTGCGTGGCTGCTGAACCAAGGGCCGGACATTCTGCCCATTCCGGGCATGAAGCGGCTGAAACATCTGCAGGAGAACCTTGGCGCGCTGAACATCAAGCTCTCGACCGACGATCTTTCCAGGCTTTCCACCCTCAGTGAAGCCGTCCAGGGGCAAAGGCATAATCCCCAAAACCTGAAATTCATTGATTCCTGA
- a CDS encoding FadR/GntR family transcriptional regulator, producing the protein MKAHQKVVEQIKKLIEEKGLTEGEQLPSERDLSQALKVSRHTVREAVRRLEQQEILQTRPGSGTFVYKNIQHDFVLNSLANIVLHQDNEVKDVMEFRMMVEPQVVRLAAQNATKGDILYLEETLHRQNSAADSPESSRYDSEYHLGIARATGNMVLLAVIMNLNDIVNKYREGIYYSKERASCSYVGHLKILDAIRAKDQDEAEKTMKEHLTSIANEILNQELN; encoded by the coding sequence TTGAAAGCACATCAAAAAGTTGTCGAGCAAATAAAGAAATTGATCGAGGAAAAGGGACTCACTGAAGGCGAGCAACTACCTTCGGAAAGGGATCTGTCGCAGGCTTTGAAGGTTTCCCGGCACACTGTACGGGAAGCAGTCAGGAGGCTTGAGCAGCAGGAAATCCTGCAGACGAGACCGGGGAGCGGCACCTTTGTTTATAAAAATATTCAGCACGATTTTGTTTTGAACAGCCTTGCCAATATCGTCCTCCATCAGGACAACGAAGTTAAGGATGTCATGGAATTCAGGATGATGGTTGAGCCTCAAGTGGTGCGGCTCGCGGCGCAGAACGCCACAAAAGGTGATATTCTCTATCTGGAGGAAACCCTGCATCGCCAGAACTCTGCCGCAGACAGTCCCGAGTCTTCTCGTTATGATAGTGAATATCATCTTGGTATCGCCCGTGCTACAGGCAACATGGTTCTGCTCGCGGTTATCATGAACTTGAATGATATAGTCAATAAATACAGGGAAGGGATCTATTATTCCAAAGAACGCGCAAGCTGTTCATACGTCGGCCACTTAAAAATTCTAGATGCAATCAGAGCCAAGGATCAGGATGAAGCTGAGAAGACCATGAAAGAACATCTGACAAGTATCGCCAACGAGATTTTAAATCAGGAATTGAACTGA